In the genome of Lycorma delicatula isolate Av1 chromosome 8, ASM4794821v1, whole genome shotgun sequence, one region contains:
- the LOC142328928 gene encoding uncharacterized protein LOC142328928, which yields MSKKNFDHDNTFIYKHHSTMNMGIKTKNEDWSFNEEIELLDAMIICGPDNWEGIAKMIDNRSADECKKYYFDHFILKPKCNELISILENSHHKYNYMKNWSDSDDVYDKTEQLRKGTNNNILSDMLDTSNLLNNNNNNNNNNFDVKVKNKEMPCASGIIDCDRQNSDNCKQLNNDTLLDNNFYDSILPDIKSEYDDISYLDINADDNELIGLKKCDNNLNINFNNIGCNVLQFDFSDKNVDSVVNSTREHNDCDNFFNKNIVSEDYILEKNTFSNNCKLKVENFDEENFSLVSNFYCEKQKMRNLNCRSNSNLDIDMVSENKPEQILSGFIKQDEDNFAEGESCVCNNEDKTIEIETDVKIEQNRAEKMKNLNHTCNVCGSNQYCIYDNNYNLSNKNICCVENDEDKHIFIPKLMKDERCSEACSSLKTSINVTESKTAFSNVNRIIYNSVGQKSSDCFITEQSDSNTSKNEFDDKAEELLTVLRYNNNNSLMSSDVDDDSNLIMELSFSIVKSYNFRLSERIRRKRFICRYNLFQPITIFLWFNKCKSSIKENFKKNIMRFLQLMYPQQFDQLLKRFKKIYEIKRHFYRLLEYREQGMTRLSSVELYEDLKKVREDLSKKWKDVVSVTFFDKGLPVIASSSRKSAPPLSITHLPGYTKLDKTECDFCSVNRIVPESYLQFKDTIINDCKKRNGIKLAQARLLLKIDVNKTRKLFDFLLEKRLIWQSS from the exons atgtcaAAGAAAAACTTTGATCATGATAATACATTTATCTACAAACATCATAGCACAATGAATAtgggtataaaaacaaaaaatgaagattGGTCATTTAATGAAGAAATAGAATTGTTAGATGCCATGATTATTTGCGGTCCTGATAATTGGGAAGGTATTGCTAAAATGATAGATAACCGTAGCGCCGATgaatgtaagaaatattattttgatcattttatattgaaaccaaaatgtaatgaattaatcagtattttagaaaattctcatcataaatataattatatgaagaATTGGTCAGATTCAGATGATGTTTATGATAAAACTGAACAGTTAAGAAAaggaactaataataatattttatcagataTGTTAGATACatctaatttacttaataataataataataataataataataattttgatgtaaaagtaaaaaataaagaaatgccTTGTGCATCAGGTATTATTGACTGTGATAGACAAAATAGTGataattgtaaacaattaaataacgATACATTACTGgacaataatttttatgattcaatTTTACCAGATATCAAATCAGAATATGATGATATCAGTTATTTAGATATTAATGCAGATGATAATGAATTAATTGGATTGAAAAAGtgtgataataatttaaacataaattttaataatattggttGTAATGTATTACAGTTTGATTTCAGTGATAAAAATGTTGATTCTGTAGTTAATAGTACAAGAGAACATAATGattgtgataattttttcaataaaaatatcgtATCTGAAGattatatacttgaaaaaaatacatttagtaataattgtaaattaaaagttgAGAATTTTGATGAAGAAAATTTCTCATTAGTGTCTAATTTTTATTGTGAGaaacaaaaaatgagaaatttgaaTTGTAGAAGTAACAGTAATTTAGATATTGATATGGTATCGGAAAATAAACCTGAACAAATTTTATCTGGTTTTATTAAACAAGATGAAGATAATTTTGCAGAAGGTGAGTCATGTGTAtgtaataatgaagataaaacaatagaaatagaAACGGAtgttaaaattgaacaaaatagagctgaaaaaatgaaaaatttgaatcatACTTGTAACGTATGTGGTAGTAATCAGTACTGTATTTATGACAATAATTAtaacttaagtaataaaaatatatgttgtgttgaaaatgatgaagataaacacatttttataccAAAGTTGATGAAAGATGAAAGATGTTCAGAGGCTTGTTCTTCTTTAAAAACTTCCATAAATGTTACTGAAAGTAAAACAGCATTTTCAAatgttaatagaattatttataattctgttgGCCAGAAGTCATCAGATTGTTTTATTACAGAACAGTCTGATTCTAATACATCAAAGAATGAATTTGATGATAAAGCAGAAgaattattaacagttttaaggtataataataataatagtttaatgtcAAGTGACGTTGATGatgatagtaatttaattatggaattgtcattttctattgttaaaagttataattttagattatctGAACGTATTAGGAGGAAACGTTTTATTTGCCGTTATAATTTATTCCAAcccataacaatttttttatggtttaataaatgtaag agttcaataaaagaaaattttaagaaaaatataatgcgTTTTCTTCAGTTGATGTATCCACAACAGTTTGATCAACTGTTAAaacgttttaagaaaatttatgaaattaagcGCCATTTTTATAGATTGTTAGAATATAGAGAACAAGGAATGACTAGATTAAGTAGTGTTGAATTATATGAAGATCTAAAGAAAGTCAGGGAAGATTTATCTAAAAAGTGGAAAGATGTAGTATCtgttacattttttgataaaggGCTTCCAGTTATTGCTTCATCATCAAGGAAGTCTGCACCACCGCTTTCAATTACACATTTGCCAgg aTACACAAAATTGGATAAAACTGAATGTGATTTTTGTTCAGTTAATCGAATAGTTCCAGaatcatatttacaatttaaagatACTATTATTAATGACTGTAAAAAGAGAAATGGTATTAAATTAGCCCAggcaagattattattaaaaattgatgtaaataaaacaagaaagttGTTTGATTTCTTGTTAGAAAAACGATTAATATGGCAGTCAAGCTAA